The Apium graveolens cultivar Ventura chromosome 3, ASM990537v1, whole genome shotgun sequence sequence ttctaagtcaagtctaacccaacattccgtacaattgaatcagtccccaaaggcccacggctgtggcacgtaccgacctttagattcttattcaatgtacacatctctatgtaatagacaagtatttcttatttcgaaatcaaagcccacggctgtggcacgaaacgacaatgatttaaaaataagaactactttctatcatgttggaaggctatgaccgacacaagcccgttgtgtcattggccaattactacttgatattatttaattttagagggattatattacgttacaatcataatcatattataaagagattcttccttttaaattaaatatttcaaattaataatcaataatcagatgattcccagatcgggtggagcattgtcaagaggcgtcacttaataaccctttcttacagatataaatctgttattgacagaatcatcctttctctcatatcgaaaattcatattcaattacgtgtttcataaacacaagaatctcatgattgtattcataatattattcttaaggttatgaaacaatttcactatactaggttgtctaacaaacgccttatgttcatttaagttcacctaaatctatcattgcatgataaactaagcatatatcacatatatcaacatgaataaatatcaaggtaggcatgttacatcatctagcatattggtctaagcattatacacctctatgtatcacatgaagcatttaaaagcagttaaaacagttaaaaacagctttaaaacactttcggaaatataaacagttcaaaacttttatataaactaaaatttgatcactccattagatccgtctcggaaaaatgaatccaacgatatattgcatgcccaaaacggagttacgaaactcccagaaaatcaaatttaatatggacagtcgggctgtaacgcattacagaaacgcgttacaagccttgtaacgcattccggtgaagcgttacaacccttttaaccaattaaaaggtgtaacgcattccgtgaatgcgccacagggtgtaacgcattcccggaatgcgcgacaccccccaCCCCCGCGTgcgcgtgcgccacacgcgcctgTAGCAGCGCCGCCTGACAACTTTTCTCGAACTCCGTGCCTGTCTTTTCTTTCTCCGTGCATCACAGACAGCATTCAACAGACAGGCAAGCAACAGCAGTAGATATacaaatagatatatatatacaactgaatatacatatatatacttatttaattacgaatttaattgcaagaacttcaaaaattcataataaaaaatctatacatcataaaattatgaaaaaaatacccagacgatctacaacacttgtagaacccagatcaacatttaaaattattctgagaaacgatttctcatcagacaaaattaatccataatataacttgtaaaaatcataattaattcatacaagcacataaaattctgaaatttttaccacagatctatatgcatacaacctatgctctgataccattgttggattttaatcgcagcggaggcatggtaaaacacttttacacatataaaatccaaataaaagtatataaatcgtggtaaaaatgtagggatcgattactaacctttaatatgcgatccaaaagcaacgatcggaaatccttagcagctgctcctcaaacgtgaagcactccaccggtatccaccaagaaaacgacgttaaggaggaggaggaggtggagagaattaggttttataaaattttggggttggaataaaattggggtttataatagtatatttataggcaaaattttcagctgaaattttcccataaatattattattattatcccatttattattctcattaataattaaaacaccttttaattattaattctttttctaaacactttggaaataattctctctcttgatttaatttccaaaaaattaaatccttaattaataatattaagaacttttcttaattaatttataatcaattaaatctcatttaatcaattattaaatttgccaattaattatttatttcataaataaataattattagccattattaattaattcctccaccattaaatcattctccttttatggtgtgaccctgtaggttcaatattaagccggtagtagaaataaataataataaaactattttatcattatttatataaattctctaatttattaaatatgattaattaattaatcatatttattctacatcgtgagggatacttctcagcatatcgcgactatccggataatacgaattcactgcttagaataccaagaacctattcagtgaatagttaccgtacaataaactccttctaccctacaatgtcccgattaaatacaaggcatggatctcgtgtcaagcctatctaattcaatcacttgcttaccattactatgcttagttctatgcaaattagaaactcatttctaatttcatttacgctggccagagattcttgaactagcataagtggatcagccttgaacattcgcttccttcactagaaggggtagatcctttattgatcatacactatcttcgtgtacaaattcctatacccagtagagccctaataattatccctggagactaagaactaaaccaaagcatagttcagtgtacacaagatgactatgatgacctcaagtctaaggatacttgtacaactatcactatgtgaacaactgctgacacgtgagtgaactccatcagttgttcagctgtgtgagtcatgttcagtgaacttattctataataagcacctacatactagctatagtgtcaccacacaaatgtctatgagaacagacatccttcataatgaagcaagcatagtatgtaccgatctttgcgaattattaattaccagttagtaatcctacgaccaggaactatttaagtttagagttatcatcttttaggtctcactattatgatctcatcataatccataaaaagctttactctaaactatgatatatcttatttaaacacttaaatagatagagcccgtaataaaaacaaaacaagtcttttattaatatcaatgaaatcaaaatatattacacaggaagttattcctaaatcctaatacatgattggacttaggacatattcctttcaccaaACTCATAAACCAATTAACAGATagttcaccaaaattcatataataatcacataatatttatttattgacaaaaaatattatattttatatcccgaatattacattgATGATGGTGATAGAGACATGATTGAAGGTGAAGAAGATCAAACATGTTGATGATCTTCAAATGATCACTATCTTAGGGAGATACATTCACAATGCTGAGAGCATGCCACCTATTGCTGCTATAAATGACAAAAATGATGACAAGAATGATGATGAGCAAAACAAAGATGAACACAAATCTTTTGGTTCAAATCCAAGTCACTCTAGCAAAAGTAGTGGAAGTCATAAGGATGGAAAAAGTAGCAAGAGTGATGAAAAGAAGAGAAGTGATAGAGAAGGAGGAAAGAAGAAGAGTCAAGATGACAAATATGGGAGATACACAAAGAAAACACCAATGAACCAAAAATCTCAAACTCAGCAAACCTTAAACCAAATCCCTAGCCAATCAAAAACTCAAAACATTCAAACCTCCAAGCCTAAACACTTCTACAAACTCACAATCAAGTCTCTACTAAAGACACATGTCCCGGCCAATAAAACCTATCTGAAGAAACTAGCCAAACCTCCATCATTCAAGCCACCAGTAAAAACATACTTCAAGTCTGTTGGAAGAAAACTGAAGAAGTGCAAGGTTAAAATGGAAGCGTTGTGGACTTGTTATAATCAATATGATTTTCTACCAATCTCAGAAGAAATCTTAGAAGATGACTACAATGAGCAACAATCTGAACTCATAAACAAAGTCTTTATGGATACTTTGGGATAGGTGAAAATTCACTTCAAGGATGGCTCATTCAACCTACTCAACAAGGAAGTAATTAAAAACTACTCAACCGTGAAACTTGAAAGAGTGATTAGATTAATGACTGAGAATGACTCATACACAAAAATGAGGATGGTAGAACTGGCTAAGAGGTTGAGAGACAGAGATGAAAGAAGAGCAAGGGGGAAGGCTGAGAGGGAACAGAATGCTATTAAAAGGTTATGAAGTTAAAAAGAATAGAGAAAAGATCAAATGAACTGAAGGCTAGAGGATTGAGCAGGGTTTCTGAAAATGGTGTGTTTCTCAATATCAGGACTCACAGATTCTCAAGGTTCAGAATTAAGAATCTATGCAGTTACTCATTAAGTGAATGGCTAAAGCTTGTGGAAGCACCGAGAGGAACTTAGACCATTGAAGAACTTGAATGCCTTGTCAGGGTAAAGGACTTGATTAGAGCTATGTCAAGATATGAAATTTTAGCTGATACTGTAAACTTAATTTTCATTGAAACTGTTAGATGACATTTACGTATAAATTATGTACCTTGTATTgctatttattttttttattttagcttgggattagtcttgttatcaggcatgaatttatgaCAAGTAATATTCCCACAAATTGGGGAAGATTattatgcaagacatgccttaatataacaaaactaagtcaaattgacaatcctaagatttaaTTGACTTTTAATTATTATGTAGTCTGTAATTGTGCTctttgagtctgtaaaaatgcttAAAAAGACTAGACTGGGATATTTTTCTATGAACtatcaagctaaggaataaagCTCTAAAAGAAGATCAAGCTTGATAATGACTCAGAGAAAAGATGTATTAGCCTGAAGAAGCATAATATTTTATGTtaaaaaatgttttaagttaaatgtcaagaagtcacagatcaaggaatGCAGAGAAgtcatatcgagaagtcaatttgtcctatagagaagtcactttacttgtagagaattcatctcacttgtagagaagtcatcccacttgtagagaagtcactttacttgtagagaagtcagtttcgcatgtagagaagtgaagatatcgacaagtcatattGGCCTGTAAAGAAGTGAAGATATCAATTAGTCAATTtggcatgtagagaagtggagatatcgacaagtcatttacatatgtagagaagtggagatatcgacaagtcaaatacatGTAGAGATGTTGAGATCTCGACAAGCCTTTCTATATCACGATACATACATTTCCATATACTTTGAAGATCTCGATAACAGCTTCAATTAAAAAATGCATATATCCCGAAGATTCAAAATTATCTGTCAACAAaccattttatcattaaaatggaaagtctacaaatgtagcttgaagagtgcaagatcaaatgccaagatgaactggacaaaggattATAGCAGACCTAAAAGAATGTATGCATATTTGTAGCACTTAAAATAGAAATAGATAAAATGACTTTAAAAAatatgttagtctattttagtgaaATTTCTGTAAACTGTGCACGTTGATCTATAAAAACATGTCACGGGTCCTTAGTTCTAGATGTAACACAACAGTCTAGATTTTCCtgtattctctcaagaagtaGTTAAGTTCTTTGATATTCAAGAACTTGGATTTGTAGCACAAcctatttgatcttgaataaaaatcaagtgagttttgataattGCTTCTCTGTCTTTTACAGTTAGTTAATTATCACTGCAACATATCTTAATTGTTAAGTTCAAGTATAGCCTAAACacttaacttgattttcttgaaaAAAATTCATAGAATTTTTAAGtaaaaatcaagaaacacacattcaccccctctgtgtgcatttcatacctaacacTTGCCATTATTCCATATATACATGTAAAATTTCCATTTTAAATTTGTAGTGCCATGAATTTATTTGTTTTCTGTCAACAAAGTGTTGGTTTTATGAATTTCAAAATGCAAGATAACTTTAAAATTGCAATACTTCTATCATCACAAGCAATGAGAAATAGATCTTATTGATCCAAATGTGTCTTATTTACATTATGAGACATTACATGTTGAAAATTTTGGATAGCAAACTACAGTAGAACCTCGATAAATAAATGtttgataaataaataatctCAACAAATGAATAATGTTTTACGGGCCCAACTTGGGCAAATGAGCATAATGAATAATCTCGCTAAATacattaataaataaaaaaattaagttTTCATATGCCTTGTTTAAATATAAATGAATAATCACAATATTTCAAATAATATATTtgtaaatttatataaatatatgaaaATTATATAGATATATGAATACTTTTAATCCAATAAATATTTTTCATTTGATTGATCATTATTAGTTTATAATTGTGATGTTAAAATAAGATTTGGAATATATAGAAGATTCTGGTGATTTTGTAAATATCtcaatttttattattatatagtACTACGTACTATACCCGGTGAATACACATGGTTCTATACATGCACGTAAAACTAATTTAGAAtgttaaaaaattaaatataacaaATGTATTACAACCAAAATAAAATTTAGGtacattttaaaataaaatgtagtaaagaaattataaaaaatctaaaaataatatctaaatgaataaatatttatttatcaataaataaataatccCTCTAaaagaatatatatttttatccCAAGCGTATTCATTTATCGACTGTACATAATTGTCTTAATATCACACCATGACATCAGCCTTAATATCAAATCTCTAACTTTATTCTAAAATAACAAAATTAAGAAAGCAAATAATCATGGATTCACCCATAGTAGATTATAATTCCATATCAGCCGTCATGAACGGATCTTCCAACACAAAGCAAGAATTACACATTAGTTGTTGGGAATATTTAATTATAAGCAACAAAGAGACATTTATATAATCAGGAATTAACAAGAACAGACAAACAACCGTATAACGAAATAAAATATGAAGCCAAAACAAGATATAATCAATAACTGAATTGACAAAGAAAGGGGAGAATCACTTAACTATAACAGAAATTGTATCTAAGTCTGAAAGAACCAATATACAGCTGAGTCGCCTAACCCTCGAGAAGACTAGACTGTTTTTGAAGAGAGTATTGCCCCACTTACGCTGTGTTGGGTTGCAGCAATATCGCTTTCAGGATAAAATAACACAGAGGAATGCATCCACAATCACGTAATGCTCAACAACGATATGTACCTCAGTTTacccaaaaaacctatgcaaaTCTCTGTATGTATGTAGGAGAAAAGAGAGAGAAGCAGCAAATAGGGTTTTCACAAGTTATGTGTACAGTATATCCCTGTCTCAAACTTTAACCTTGTATTATATAATACAAGCCAAAACGTAACAACATATATCTCATTAGTtaaataaatattctgacttaaattatatttaatagaATATTTATTAGAATCGGTAATGTAACAACACATATCAGAGTTTAAACTCTGATCTGTACATCGGTATTTATTTAACTTAGCCATCAGCAATTCCTGATTTCCATATCAGGGTTTATAAGTTTTGATCAACAAATCCTGAAATCATATCAATATTTAAACAGGTATATCAGAGTTTGTTAAACTCTGATTCAGCAAATACGGATTCCTTCTCCTTTTAACAAGTCAGAAAATAATACAGATTCCTCCTCCTGTTAACaagtcagaaaatattttaattaaactaACAGTAAAATTCCTCGCTCAgtgagacgccgagacattcatCCAAATCGCCCTCCTCCTTCCGTTAACAAgtcaaaaaatattttatttaaactAGCAGTAATATTCCTCGCCCAGTGAGACGCCAATACATTTTCCCAAATCTCCCTCCTGTTAACAAGTCAAAAAATTTTGAAATGCAGATACATCCGCCCAAATCGCCCTCCTCTTAACAagtcaaaaaatattttaattaaattagcAGTACAATTCCTCGCTCGACAAAATtccgagacattcgcccaaatcgcccttcgacccgagtTGTGGGGTTGCGGCGGTGCACGGTTGTGTGCGCGAGACCTATACTATCACCATGCACACCCACATCCCTTGGTAGTTATATAATATTCTTGTATATAAAACACACAAACTCTTTTAAAATATCAATATGTGATTAATCCACACAACCCATTTTAAACTACTAAGGAGGCGTTTGGTACAAGGTATTCAAcaaagagaaagggaaataattGGGGTCATTCCCTTTGTTGATGTTTGTTTAGTAAAAACAATCATTCCGTTTCCCCTTTTTTAGTTGTAGGTTTACCccttattcctcaaactctattctCCACCTCCCACTAGGTATTTGAACACCCTTTCCCACTTTTATTTTCTTAtttcaattataatttaaatcttGGACCAAAAAAATACATCAGTAtgcaaaattaattttaaaaattaaaaatgatttataatttagtttttataaattaaaaataattttgatataaatttatatgttaatttattaaaaaagttaattgtgctattaaataattaaatttgtttatttattataatgttaatatattatactattataatataaatatatttgactATATTGAGATTGtttaatattaaaaaatcaaaaataaatgtAATCATGTAAATTTTCATTCCGTTTCCGAATCTGAACCAAACACGTAAAACAATTCTGGGTCTTTACTTTCCTTTCTCCTCCTTTCTCTTTCTCGATTCCATTCCGTTTCCCCGAGATGAACCAAACGCCCCCTAACTTCAACTGAATTTTTATATGAATTATATTAAGAAAATAACTTAGAttcaaatatgaaagtttaagttctCATTATAAGGAACAACCTCCAATAATTAGTTTTCTGTAATTCTATCAATAACATATCTGAAATATAACTTTAGATCCAAACATCAAAATTTAAGTTCTCATTATAAGGAACAACCTCCGATTATTAATTTTCGATAATTCCATCAATAACACATCTAAAATCTAATTTGAACTTACCATTTCCTAACATTAGTATACTTGTAATACCAATCAATGAATTGAATTAGTACTAACAAACAAGAGGCTAGAACTCTCTAGTACCTCTTCCGTCCTACATGTTACTTAACATTTAAAGCAGAAAGCTGGGcacatattttaatatttttatttataaatttttatttggaaaaagaaaatttttaaaataagtcATGAAAGTATACTTAAAaatcttaaaatacgtgtcaaTCACTTCATTTTAAATGTTAATAACATAGTAGGACTGAAGGAGTAATTTTTAGTTGTTTTGTTTCGATTTTCAAAACCCGAGTTCGATTCTGATTTTATCCGAATACCAAGACACACCGTGCTCTCTCCTGTTATTTTATGTCCCCTATTTACTTACTTAGGAAGGTACGTAAACACGGGTAAGAGGACTTGTCACATCTATACACCCCCCGTTTATCTCATAACATCCTATCTGGGATCTACCACACAATAAATTGATCCCAAGTCCTAACATACCATTCAGCAGTACAACCCTTGCAGACGTTTTGCCGATGCCCATCTAGCAGCCGCACCACAACTCCAGGCTAGAGAGGGAGAAAAAGTTTAACTATCAGAACATATGTATACTCAAAAGTTAAATTTGCATAACACTGTAAGAGGTCgtaaaaaatctatacatctgTGCAACTTTTTTTTTATTCTACTTAAAAAACTATATTTTCAAACATGGAGGGCAACAATATGCCTAGTTTGGACTGTACATTCCATTGGCATGTAGTTTTGCTGCATAACTAATGCACTAGATACTAAGAAGAGATGAAAAAGTGTCATTCTCTAGGTTCATCATCATTTGCTGAACACGGCATTTACGTCGAGGAGTACATGATGAACTTTCTTGTTTCTAAATCGAAAAACTCGATTTTAGCAATTTCTTGTGATTACAACTTCCCGTTGAGCAGATGAAGAGATTGCAGTAGTTCAATTGATCATATTTTGAGTTGGAACCAGGGGATATCTACATGCAACAAAAAGGGCGACACCAATTAAATTGCATACATGAAAACCAGCTAGGATTAGCTGCTGTATGTAGAGCTTCTGCCGGGCTCTTTGGCTCGTGCTCTTTTTCAGGTTCAGATGTAGATTGCGGTTGAGACTGAGACTGAGACTGAGACTGTGCATTTGGCGATGATCCTGTGTCTGACTTTGCAATGCTGCCTACTCTTAATGAATTATCTGCACCACTTCATTCGGAGAAAATAATGAAAAGTTAAAGTTGGTTCCCTATCAGATATATACACTCATAAATTAAGAAAACAATGATATGCTTTTGCATTGGGAGAAAAAGCTAGGGCACGTAATATATTAAATCTTTTAAGGTTATAGCATGACTTAATCGATTTTAGTTTGTTGTCTCATGATTTGGTTATGGTATTGGATCATTAAAAATGCAAAATAAGAGATGGAGGCTCCGGAGCAGAAATTCTTTCAAATTGAGGAGTTAAATGGGAGGGTCACTTCTTTTATGAGTGTTCTCTTCTCAATCAATGAAGTTTTTTATCTAAATATTTGGGGACATCTTTGCATGACCTTCTGCTTGAGTGAAAGAAATCCTTTGGTGCGGTTATTGTATTTCGATACAATTCATCTACAGTATGTAGACCCTGACTAAAAAAACTGCCATGCAACAGTGGGCACCTGCATGCATAATACACTTCTGTCTAATAAAAATAACATAATTGATGAACTAGATAACATGTAAGGTCATTTATAAGATATGCAGATGTTAAAGTTATATATCATCAAACCATGTATAACTTTAAGAAAACGGAAAGAATATGTAGATGTATACTGGTGGATGTCTTGAAAGAAAAAATCAAGAAGAAGATAGTAACTCAATGTATCAAGTGAAGCAATTGATAAGCTAAATGAAACAGAAATAAACGAAAAAACACATTTACAGGAACATCATTATTTATAGTGATAAGACCAAGTATGCTGAAACTTACGACGAAAAGGCGAAAGATTCAGTACTGGATCTACCCTTAGGGAGACGAACAGTTGGTCCATCAGAATTAGAATTTCTACTTTTTTGATCTGCAGCCTCCCTAATGACCTCCTTCATGGTCTCAATAGCAACACCTAGCCCAGCAGTTTTTCCTGAGTTACTTGTTGCAATATTAGGGGTCTGAGAGTAACTAAACATCTGAGTGGACGTGGAAGGTTCTGTAGGTGTGACTGCTTCTCCATGTAGAATTTCTGGCTCTCTTGTTCCCGTCCCCAGATCCTCATTATTTGTTCCAAGTTCTCCAGATTGCATTTCAAGTTTTCCGGATTTCTGCTTCCCAGATCTAAGCATATCCAGATCTCCATTTTTTATCATTTCCAGCTCTGCAGATTTAAGGCCTATCTCTCCAGATTTCCAAAAATCATCTTTTATGAAACTCATATTACCCATTTGAATGCTGAACAGCGATTCATTAGAAGTCATACTCCAATCTGGAGTGTTAGACTTGCTTCTAGCAAATACAGAAGATGGTATTCTGTATTTGGATTCTGATGGTCTCTCCATGACTTGTGTGGGAGGTGATGTTGTCGGGTCATATGAACCCAATTCAAGAGTAGAATCACTTAATTCTGGAGACTGGGTATATAACGCCACAATAGCGTTTGATGTTTCATGGTTCTCTATGTCATCTCCAGAGTTTAAAGTAAAGAGTGGCATTTCAGCATCAGGTGTTTCAGCGTCAGAAGCTGATGCTGGTGACTCAGCAGTTGGTGTTTCATGTTCATCTTCGCTATGTGCAGGGTCTAATTTATCATTGCTTTCCACTTCAGTTTGAGACGGTACAGTAGTGCTCTGAGGATGTTCAATTGGAGAGTCGGGTGAAGGAGAATATGATAAGAAAGATGATGAGGTATCCAAGTGTTTGCTTGAGTAGACTGAATCGAGTTCATTAGCAGCTGCCGGAGAACTTATTTTCAAATCACCATTTGTTGTTGTCTCATGCTCGCTAGGGGAAGATGCATGGTCTAATTCATTACTTGAAGTTCCCATGTCAAATCACCGGGAAATTCTGCTGGAAAAGCAAGTTTATACAACATGAGCTTACAATTTAATCATATACTTAAATGCTAAAAATAGATCCGCGCTTCTCAAAGTTACAAGCAATTTTTCTCAAGAAAGCAAGATCCAAGTGAAACTGTAATACATTCCGACATTATAACTGAACTATGTATAGTCGAAGGCATATGTACATGTCTAATGCATATGAAGTGAAACTTCCATTCCTAACTTAACCTCGCAAGATGTATATGTTTTATGCATATGAGAGAAACTTCCATTCTTAATTTGACCCTGCATGCTACATTCAATTGGAGCATATAAATTTTGTCGAGAATGAATGAATGATAAAAAACTTATACTATTTCGAGGATTAATATTCATAGTTTTCTTTTCCCCGTCCATTCTATCAATAAAATTTCAGAGCTCAGTCCTACA is a genomic window containing:
- the LOC141713135 gene encoding uncharacterized protein LOC141713135 isoform X2; translated protein: MGTSSNELDHASSPSEHETTTNGDLKISSPAAANELDSVYSSKHLDTSSSFLSYSPSPDSPIEHPQSTTVPSQTEVESNDKLDPAHSEDEHETPTAESPASASDAETPDAEMPLFTLNSGDDIENHETSNAIVALYTQSPELSDSTLELGSYDPTTSPPTQVMERPSESKYRIPSSVFARSKSNTPDWSMTSNESLFSIQMGNMSFIKDDFWKSGEIGLKSAELEMIKNGDLDMLRSGKQKSGKLEMQSGELGTNNEDLGTGTREPEILHGEAVTPTEPSTSTQMFSYSQTPNIATSNSGKTAGLGVAIETMKEVIREAADQKSRNSNSDGPTVRLPKGRSSTESFAFSSCPLLHGSFFSQGLHTVDELYRNTITAPKDFFHSSRRSCKDVPKYLDKKLH
- the LOC141713135 gene encoding uncharacterized protein LOC141713135 isoform X3, whose translation is MGTSSNELDHASSPSEHETTTNGDLKISSPAAANELDSVYSSKHLDTSSSFLSYSPSPDSPIEHPQSTTVPSQTEVESNDKLDPAHSEDEHETPTAESPASASDAETPDAEMPLFTLNSGDDIENHETSNAIVALYTQSPELSDSTLELGSYDPTTSPPTQVMERPSESKYRIPSSVFARSKSNTPDWSMTSNESLFSIQMGNMSFIKDDFWKSGEIGLKSAELEMIKNGDLDMLRSGKQKSGKLEMQSGELGTNNEDLGTGTREPEILHGEAVTPTEPSTSTQMFSYSQTPNIATSNSGKTAGLGVAIETMKEVIREAADQKSRNSNSDGPTVRLPKGRSSTESFAFSS
- the LOC141713135 gene encoding uncharacterized protein LOC141713135 isoform X1, whose protein sequence is MGTSSNELDHASSPSEHETTTNGDLKISSPAAANELDSVYSSKHLDTSSSFLSYSPSPDSPIEHPQSTTVPSQTEVESNDKLDPAHSEDEHETPTAESPASASDAETPDAEMPLFTLNSGDDIENHETSNAIVALYTQSPELSDSTLELGSYDPTTSPPTQVMERPSESKYRIPSSVFARSKSNTPDWSMTSNESLFSIQMGNMSFIKDDFWKSGEIGLKSAELEMIKNGDLDMLRSGKQKSGKLEMQSGELGTNNEDLGTGTREPEILHGEAVTPTEPSTSTQMFSYSQTPNIATSNSGKTAGLGVAIETMKEVIREAADQKSRNSNSDGPTVRLPKGRSSTESFAFSSGADNSLRVGSIAKSDTGSSPNAQSQSQSQSQPQSTSEPEKEHEPKSPAEALHTAANPSWFSCMQFNWCRPFCCM